A stretch of Manis javanica isolate MJ-LG chromosome 1, MJ_LKY, whole genome shotgun sequence DNA encodes these proteins:
- the LOC108394304 gene encoding NEDD4-binding protein 2-like 2 isoform X3, giving the protein MPYDEIEARSLERGEELAHEPCYKKLKSTEEAYVFPHHRGANFHRIQEKTGNDWVPVTTLGVRGQRCPQEDKTKTTDLLKPVHNEMPGNRPDAVKSIDSQVLQGARPPLVSTNDEIYSTSKAFIGPIYKPPEKKKCERRNQVKTTNGIDGKGGQEKKQKLNSKKLELDNELSQFYKEIEELENEKDDLEGSCREPKPFEEQLTTYYQGHDNDPLRSEEENNRDLRDVLQSHCRYQQYEGNELSEYSCNGQVLPTFYDDSFTSFRPEWQSVHSFIVPQGPPLPSFNYLLNTQRFNVPPNTSLNICHAQDGSLIRNGSFADSCHVNWNCLALDQHNEYIVCGENTSSDHSSRNGHGVQGGYASNGFCETREGCWEDPSMYKHNVTDRFMNQQFQEENFNKLQKLLILLRGLPGSGKTTLSRILLGQSRDGIVFSTDDYFHHQDGYRYNVDQLGDAHDWNQSRAKQAINQGRSPVIIDNTNTQAWEMKPYVEMAIGKGYRVEFHEPETWWKFDPEELEKRNKHGVSRKKIAQMLDRYEYQMSISVVMNSVEPPHKSTQRSPPPQGTQSFFLYMFSFPSVHFLLTYPRVTS; this is encoded by the exons ATGCCTTATGATGAAATTGAAGCCAGATCCTTGGAACGTGGTGAAGAACTAGCACATGAACCGTGCTATAAAAAATTGAAGTCAACTGAAGAAGCTTATGTTTTTCCCCATCATCGAGGTGCTAATTTCCACAGAATCCAAGAGAAAACTGGAAATGACTGGGTCCCTGTGACCACCCTTGGTGTCAGAGGACAGAGGTGTCCTCAGGAGGACAAAACCAAAACTACAGATTTGCTGAAACCCGTGCATAATGAGATGCCTGGTAATAGACCAGATGCTGTTAAATCCATTGATTCACAGGTTTTACAGGGTGCACGTCCTCCATTGGTATCCACCAATGATGAGATATACAGCACAAGTAAAGCATTTATAGGACCCATTTATAAACCccctgagaaaaagaaatgtgaacgTAGGAATCAGGTAAAGACTACCAATGGTATAGATGGCAAAGGAggacaagaaaagaaacagaaattaaactCCAAAAAATTAGAGCTTGACAATGAATTATCCCAGTTTTACAAAGAAATCGAAGagcttgaaaatgaaaaagatgatttGGAAGGCAGCTGTAGGGAACCCAAGCCCTTTGAGGAACAACTTACTACATACTATCAAGGCCATGATAATGATCCGTTAAgatctgaagaagaaaataacagagaTCTCCGTGATGTCCTTCAGTCACATTGTCGTTATCAGCAGTATGAAGGGAATGAGCTAAGCGAATATTCTTGTAATGGACAAGTACTACCTACATTTTATGATGATTCATTTACTTCCTTCAGGCCTGAATGGCAGTCAGTGCATTCTTTCATAGTGCCCCAAGGTCCTCCTCTTCCAAGTTTTAACTATCTTTTAAATACTCAAAGATTCAATGTTCCACCAAATACATCATTAAATATTTGCCATGCCCAAGATGGCTCTCTGATACGAAATGGATCTTTTGCAGATAGTTGTCATGTTAACTGGAATTGTCTGGCTTTGGATCAGCACAATGAATATATTGTCTGTGGGGAGAATACCAGTAGCGATCATTCCTCAAGAAATGGCCACGGAGTGCAAGGTGGATATGCCAGTAATGGTTTCTGTGAAACCAGAGAAGGATGCTGGGAAGATCCTTCTATGTACAAGCATAATGTAACAGACAGATTTATGAACCAGCaatttcaagaagaaaatttCAATAAATTGCAGAAGTTACTTATTCTTTTAAGAGGCTTGCCCGGTTCTGGGAAAACAACATTGTCTCG AATTCTGCTTGGTCAGAGTCGTGATGGCATTGTGTTCAGCACTGATGACTATTTTCACCATCAAGATGGGTACAGGTATAATGTTGATCAACTTGGCGATGCCCATGACTGGAACCAGAGCAGAG caaaACAAGCTATCAATCAGGGGAGATCTCCAGTTATAATAGACAACACTAATACACAAGCTTGGGAAATGAAACCATAtgtggaaatg GCCATAGGAAAAGGATACAGAGTAGAGTTTCATGAACCTGAAACTTGGTGGAAATTTGATCCTGAAGAATTAGAAAA gagGAATAAACATGGTGTGTCTCGAAAGAAGATTGCTCAGATGTTGGATCGTTACGAATATCAAATGTCCATCTCTGTTGTAATGAATTCAGTGGAACCACCACACAAAAGCACACAAAGATCTCCTCCTCCACAGGGGACACAGAG ttttttcctgtacatgttttcttttccttctgtccaTTTTCTGCTCACCTATCCTCGTGTaacttcataa
- the LOC108394304 gene encoding NEDD4-binding protein 2-like 2 isoform X4 has translation MPYDEIEARSLERGEELAHEPCYKKLKSTEEAYVFPHHRGANFHRIQEKTGNDWVPVTTLGVRGQRCPQEDKTKTTDLLKPVHNEMPGNRPDAVKSIDSQVLQGARPPLVSTNDEIYSTSKAFIGPIYKPPEKKKCERRNQVKTTNGIDGKGGQEKKQKLNSKKLELDNELSQFYKEIEELENEKDDLEGSCREPKPFEEQLTTYYQGHDNDPLRSEEENNRDLRDVLQSHCRYQQYEGNELSEYSCNGQVLPTFYDDSFTSFRPEWQSVHSFIVPQGPPLPSFNYLLNTQRFNVPPNTSLNICHAQDGSLIRNGSFADSCHVNWNCLALDQHNEYIVCGENTSSDHSSRNGHGVQGGYASNGFCETREGCWEDPSMYKHNVTDRFMNQQFQEENFNKLQKLLILLRGLPGSGKTTLSRILLGQSRDGIVFSTDDYFHHQDGYRYNVDQLGDAHDWNQSRAKQAINQGRSPVIIDNTNTQAWEMKPYVEMAIGKGYRVEFHEPETWWKFDPEELEKRNKHGVSRKKIAQMLDRYEYQMSISVVMNSVEPPHKSTQRSPPPQGTQRWGGSPGTPNQVCVTDQH, from the exons ATGCCTTATGATGAAATTGAAGCCAGATCCTTGGAACGTGGTGAAGAACTAGCACATGAACCGTGCTATAAAAAATTGAAGTCAACTGAAGAAGCTTATGTTTTTCCCCATCATCGAGGTGCTAATTTCCACAGAATCCAAGAGAAAACTGGAAATGACTGGGTCCCTGTGACCACCCTTGGTGTCAGAGGACAGAGGTGTCCTCAGGAGGACAAAACCAAAACTACAGATTTGCTGAAACCCGTGCATAATGAGATGCCTGGTAATAGACCAGATGCTGTTAAATCCATTGATTCACAGGTTTTACAGGGTGCACGTCCTCCATTGGTATCCACCAATGATGAGATATACAGCACAAGTAAAGCATTTATAGGACCCATTTATAAACCccctgagaaaaagaaatgtgaacgTAGGAATCAGGTAAAGACTACCAATGGTATAGATGGCAAAGGAggacaagaaaagaaacagaaattaaactCCAAAAAATTAGAGCTTGACAATGAATTATCCCAGTTTTACAAAGAAATCGAAGagcttgaaaatgaaaaagatgatttGGAAGGCAGCTGTAGGGAACCCAAGCCCTTTGAGGAACAACTTACTACATACTATCAAGGCCATGATAATGATCCGTTAAgatctgaagaagaaaataacagagaTCTCCGTGATGTCCTTCAGTCACATTGTCGTTATCAGCAGTATGAAGGGAATGAGCTAAGCGAATATTCTTGTAATGGACAAGTACTACCTACATTTTATGATGATTCATTTACTTCCTTCAGGCCTGAATGGCAGTCAGTGCATTCTTTCATAGTGCCCCAAGGTCCTCCTCTTCCAAGTTTTAACTATCTTTTAAATACTCAAAGATTCAATGTTCCACCAAATACATCATTAAATATTTGCCATGCCCAAGATGGCTCTCTGATACGAAATGGATCTTTTGCAGATAGTTGTCATGTTAACTGGAATTGTCTGGCTTTGGATCAGCACAATGAATATATTGTCTGTGGGGAGAATACCAGTAGCGATCATTCCTCAAGAAATGGCCACGGAGTGCAAGGTGGATATGCCAGTAATGGTTTCTGTGAAACCAGAGAAGGATGCTGGGAAGATCCTTCTATGTACAAGCATAATGTAACAGACAGATTTATGAACCAGCaatttcaagaagaaaatttCAATAAATTGCAGAAGTTACTTATTCTTTTAAGAGGCTTGCCCGGTTCTGGGAAAACAACATTGTCTCG AATTCTGCTTGGTCAGAGTCGTGATGGCATTGTGTTCAGCACTGATGACTATTTTCACCATCAAGATGGGTACAGGTATAATGTTGATCAACTTGGCGATGCCCATGACTGGAACCAGAGCAGAG caaaACAAGCTATCAATCAGGGGAGATCTCCAGTTATAATAGACAACACTAATACACAAGCTTGGGAAATGAAACCATAtgtggaaatg GCCATAGGAAAAGGATACAGAGTAGAGTTTCATGAACCTGAAACTTGGTGGAAATTTGATCCTGAAGAATTAGAAAA gagGAATAAACATGGTGTGTCTCGAAAGAAGATTGCTCAGATGTTGGATCGTTACGAATATCAAATGTCCATCTCTGTTGTAATGAATTCAGTGGAACCACCACACAAAAGCACACAAAGATCTCCTCCTCCACAGGGGACACAGAGGTGGGGAGGCTCGCCAGGCACACCTAATCAAGTTTGTGTTACAGATCAGCATTAA
- the LOC108394304 gene encoding NEDD4-binding protein 2-like 2 isoform X5: MPYDEIEARSLERGEELAHEPCYKKLKSTEEAYVFPHHRGANFHRIQEKTGNDWVPVTTLGVRGQRCPQEDKTKTTDLLKPVHNEMPGNRPDAVKSIDSQVLQGARPPLVSTNDEIYSTSKAFIGPIYKPPEKKKCERRNQVKTTNGIDGKGGQEKKQKLNSKKLELDNELSQFYKEIEELENEKDDLEGSCREPKPFEEQLTTYYQGHDNDPLRSEEENNRDLRDVLQSHCRYQQYEGNELSEYSCNGQVLPTFYDDSFTSFRPEWQSVHSFIVPQGPPLPSFNYLLNTQRFNVPPNTSLNICHAQDGSLIRNGSFADSCHVNWNCLALDQHNEYIVCGENTSSDHSSRNGHGVQGGYASNGFCETREGCWEDPSMYKHNVTDRFMNQQFQEENFNKLQKLLILLRGLPGSGKTTLSRILLGQSRDGIVFSTDDYFHHQDGYRYNVDQLGDAHDWNQSRAKQAINQGRSPVIIDNTNTQAWEMKPYVEMEE; the protein is encoded by the exons ATGCCTTATGATGAAATTGAAGCCAGATCCTTGGAACGTGGTGAAGAACTAGCACATGAACCGTGCTATAAAAAATTGAAGTCAACTGAAGAAGCTTATGTTTTTCCCCATCATCGAGGTGCTAATTTCCACAGAATCCAAGAGAAAACTGGAAATGACTGGGTCCCTGTGACCACCCTTGGTGTCAGAGGACAGAGGTGTCCTCAGGAGGACAAAACCAAAACTACAGATTTGCTGAAACCCGTGCATAATGAGATGCCTGGTAATAGACCAGATGCTGTTAAATCCATTGATTCACAGGTTTTACAGGGTGCACGTCCTCCATTGGTATCCACCAATGATGAGATATACAGCACAAGTAAAGCATTTATAGGACCCATTTATAAACCccctgagaaaaagaaatgtgaacgTAGGAATCAGGTAAAGACTACCAATGGTATAGATGGCAAAGGAggacaagaaaagaaacagaaattaaactCCAAAAAATTAGAGCTTGACAATGAATTATCCCAGTTTTACAAAGAAATCGAAGagcttgaaaatgaaaaagatgatttGGAAGGCAGCTGTAGGGAACCCAAGCCCTTTGAGGAACAACTTACTACATACTATCAAGGCCATGATAATGATCCGTTAAgatctgaagaagaaaataacagagaTCTCCGTGATGTCCTTCAGTCACATTGTCGTTATCAGCAGTATGAAGGGAATGAGCTAAGCGAATATTCTTGTAATGGACAAGTACTACCTACATTTTATGATGATTCATTTACTTCCTTCAGGCCTGAATGGCAGTCAGTGCATTCTTTCATAGTGCCCCAAGGTCCTCCTCTTCCAAGTTTTAACTATCTTTTAAATACTCAAAGATTCAATGTTCCACCAAATACATCATTAAATATTTGCCATGCCCAAGATGGCTCTCTGATACGAAATGGATCTTTTGCAGATAGTTGTCATGTTAACTGGAATTGTCTGGCTTTGGATCAGCACAATGAATATATTGTCTGTGGGGAGAATACCAGTAGCGATCATTCCTCAAGAAATGGCCACGGAGTGCAAGGTGGATATGCCAGTAATGGTTTCTGTGAAACCAGAGAAGGATGCTGGGAAGATCCTTCTATGTACAAGCATAATGTAACAGACAGATTTATGAACCAGCaatttcaagaagaaaatttCAATAAATTGCAGAAGTTACTTATTCTTTTAAGAGGCTTGCCCGGTTCTGGGAAAACAACATTGTCTCG AATTCTGCTTGGTCAGAGTCGTGATGGCATTGTGTTCAGCACTGATGACTATTTTCACCATCAAGATGGGTACAGGTATAATGTTGATCAACTTGGCGATGCCCATGACTGGAACCAGAGCAGAG caaaACAAGCTATCAATCAGGGGAGATCTCCAGTTATAATAGACAACACTAATACACAAGCTTGGGAAATGAAACCATAtgtggaaatg gagGAATAA